In Actinomyces weissii, a genomic segment contains:
- a CDS encoding zinc-binding alcohol dehydrogenase family protein, with amino-acid sequence MLLHESQLLEVPELMSTEQAAAFGLCHQTAVAIVRRSGAGRGARVLVTAATSSTSVAIRRILGAHGVETWVQSSKKSIDLLPGEHRWSSAEAADVKSPRSGFTHVLDPFCDLNLPLVLPLMAMGGSYVTCGLLHQHPDMEHPSTTWDPQSLIATLITGNLSVTGNCLGTKEDLLTALELARDRRLPLDHPPIHDRHHASDFLHEAFTSRSRTGKVVLSLAA; translated from the coding sequence TTGCTCCTCCACGAGTCCCAGCTGCTCGAAGTGCCGGAGTTGATGAGCACTGAACAGGCTGCCGCCTTCGGCCTGTGCCACCAGACCGCCGTCGCCATAGTCCGCCGCTCAGGAGCGGGCAGAGGGGCACGGGTCCTCGTCACCGCTGCCACCTCCTCCACCTCGGTCGCTATCCGCCGGATCCTTGGTGCCCACGGTGTGGAGACGTGGGTTCAGTCCTCCAAGAAGAGCATCGACCTACTTCCCGGCGAGCATCGCTGGTCCTCCGCAGAGGCGGCGGACGTGAAATCGCCCAGAAGTGGCTTCACCCATGTCCTGGACCCTTTTTGCGACCTCAACCTCCCGCTCGTCCTACCACTCATGGCAATGGGAGGCTCGTATGTCACCTGCGGTCTGCTACATCAGCACCCCGACATGGAGCATCCCAGCACCACCTGGGACCCTCAGTCACTCATTGCCACCCTTATCACCGGGAATCTGTCCGTCACCGGCAACTGCCTGGGCACCAAGGAGGACCTGCTCACGGCCCTCGAACTAGCCCGCGACAGGCGCCTTCCTCTCGACCATCCACCGATCCACGACCGCCACCACGCCAGCGACTTCCTCCACGAGGCGTTCACCTCACGCAGCCGCACCGGCAAGGTCGTTCTGTCCTTGGCTGCCTAA
- a CDS encoding ABC transporter ATP-binding protein — translation MTTPLLKVDAVTKTYKSTTAIEDIHLTVAPGQSLGLLGPNGAGKTTTLRTVQGVVRPSAGTVTLFGRGPLSLPDAARHVGFAFDGTGLPTSHSVHNHLVNHRLANGLSRREIEEVTEEFELGPMLRRRIKDLSTGERKRVSLATAMAAHPQLLILDEPTNGLDVEGAHWLRQKLLAHIHDGGALLISSHILSEVERVVDSVLVIKRHVLFDGTLADLQQHGGPSLEDAYLNLVSPNRKSAAA, via the coding sequence ATGACGACGCCCCTGCTCAAGGTCGACGCGGTCACCAAGACCTACAAGTCAACCACCGCGATCGAGGACATCCACCTGACGGTCGCCCCCGGCCAGTCACTCGGCCTCCTGGGCCCCAACGGCGCTGGCAAGACCACGACCCTGCGCACGGTCCAGGGCGTCGTCCGCCCCAGCGCCGGAACCGTCACCCTCTTTGGGCGCGGCCCGCTGTCCCTGCCTGACGCAGCCCGCCACGTCGGCTTCGCCTTCGACGGGACCGGCCTGCCCACCTCCCACAGCGTGCATAACCACCTGGTCAACCACCGCCTCGCCAACGGCCTGTCTCGCCGCGAGATCGAGGAGGTCACGGAGGAGTTCGAGCTCGGTCCCATGCTGCGCCGCCGCATCAAGGACCTGTCAACCGGCGAGCGCAAGCGCGTCAGCCTCGCTACCGCCATGGCTGCCCACCCCCAGCTCCTCATCCTCGACGAGCCCACCAACGGGCTGGACGTCGAGGGCGCCCACTGGCTGCGCCAAAAGCTCCTCGCCCACATCCACGACGGCGGTGCGCTGCTCATCTCCAGCCACATCCTCTCCGAGGTCGAGCGCGTCGTCGACAGCGTCCTCGTGATCAAGCGGCACGTCCTGTTTGACGGGACCCTCGCCGACCTACAGCAGCACGGCGGCCCCAGCCTCGAGGACGCCTACCTCAACCTCGTCAGCCCGAACCGAAAGAGCGCCGCAGCATGA
- the mpaM gene encoding daptide-type RiPP biosynthesis methyltransferase, whose translation MTTEDTNQAPGSTSLSTLYTGTGAQRYHAISAWDNSEIDTILEFLNEPVSPSLTDLRVLELASGSGRVTLPLAKAGYRVLATDLSSDMLGILDQRLRESEARNENLSRLIETRQANMASFSFPEQFRAVCIPTVSITLLSPADRRACLSCVRDHLAPGGSLIVSTDLVPTDKPKTMTVQLAPSISLTEELDPAAGLRRTTLEWGEERYVSDLQILPPSVLSAELSELGMRTVFQRSHTSEALPGHANVILGVVLP comes from the coding sequence ATGACCACGGAAGACACCAACCAGGCGCCCGGAAGCACCAGCCTGTCAACTTTGTACACCGGCACTGGCGCGCAGCGCTACCACGCCATCAGCGCATGGGACAACTCGGAGATTGACACCATCCTAGAGTTCCTAAATGAACCGGTTAGCCCCAGCCTCACCGACCTGCGAGTTCTCGAGCTCGCTAGCGGCAGTGGGCGCGTCACTCTGCCACTAGCGAAGGCCGGATACCGGGTACTGGCTACCGACCTGTCCTCGGACATGCTTGGCATCCTCGACCAGCGCCTACGTGAGTCGGAGGCACGCAACGAGAATCTAAGCAGGCTCATTGAGACCCGCCAGGCCAACATGGCTAGCTTCTCCTTCCCAGAGCAGTTCCGGGCCGTGTGCATCCCCACCGTCTCAATCACGCTGCTCTCCCCTGCTGACCGGCGCGCCTGCCTCTCCTGCGTACGCGACCACTTGGCCCCCGGCGGGAGTCTTATCGTGTCAACCGATCTTGTCCCCACAGATAAACCCAAGACTATGACCGTCCAGCTGGCCCCCTCCATATCCCTGACTGAAGAGTTGGACCCTGCTGCGGGCCTGCGCCGAACGACTCTGGAGTGGGGCGAGGAACGCTACGTCTCTGACCTGCAGATCCTTCCACCCTCAGTTCTCAGCGCTGAACTGAGTGAACTGGGCATGCGCACCGTCTTCCAGAGATCTCACACCTCGGAGGCGCTGCCCGGCCACGCCAACGTCATCCTAGGCGTCGTGCTGCCCTGA
- the mpaD gene encoding daptide-type RiPP biosynthesis aminotransferase produces the protein MPRTTTQFFVPPSTYDAAPRPVSAHGTTIRYSDGTTRLDGIAGLWNVPLGYGHRGVADAVHAALLDASYLTHFRATHAWADRAGSALLEVAGPRHYNRVLHSTSGSAALDSVVKLVRQYQLLRERTNHRRLIVALKGSYHGTTMGAMALTGEDLGQRAYAVDTRLVRHVDHQHPQELRDLLAREGERVAAIVIEPVQGSGTVVVGEGFLAAVEEGRREHGYLVVADEVATGFGRTGRMFSSQGWSEQPDLLITSKGLTNGTQAASAVLMSQHVSQVLDESDSPFMHGETQAGAPAACAAILATIEAFREEGVLDRGAQVAARLDTALLDLAEQTGATTTGKGCFRSLVLPDLDGQDATELVSRCRRAGAVVQPGPSCIQLVPSLIYAEDQLDSLLDRVGNAVLEFASHRPARVA, from the coding sequence ATGCCGCGCACCACCACACAGTTTTTTGTCCCACCGAGCACCTATGACGCCGCTCCACGCCCCGTCAGTGCCCACGGCACCACGATCAGGTACTCCGATGGGACAACCCGCCTTGACGGGATTGCCGGTCTGTGGAACGTTCCCCTGGGCTATGGGCACCGAGGCGTAGCCGACGCTGTCCACGCCGCCCTGCTAGACGCCTCCTACCTCACACACTTTCGTGCGACCCACGCGTGGGCTGACCGCGCAGGCTCTGCCCTCCTCGAGGTCGCCGGACCCCGCCACTACAACCGGGTCCTGCACTCCACATCGGGGTCCGCCGCCCTGGACTCGGTCGTCAAGCTCGTCCGCCAATATCAACTTCTGCGTGAGAGGACCAATCACCGGCGCCTCATCGTCGCCCTGAAGGGCTCCTACCACGGCACCACAATGGGTGCTATGGCCCTAACCGGGGAAGACCTGGGACAACGCGCCTACGCCGTAGATACCCGTCTCGTGCGCCACGTTGACCACCAGCACCCCCAGGAACTGCGAGACCTACTCGCCCGCGAAGGCGAGCGCGTAGCCGCCATCGTTATCGAGCCAGTGCAAGGATCGGGCACCGTCGTCGTCGGGGAGGGCTTTCTCGCAGCCGTTGAGGAGGGGCGCCGGGAGCACGGCTACCTCGTCGTCGCAGATGAGGTAGCCACCGGCTTCGGACGTACTGGCCGGATGTTCTCCTCCCAGGGGTGGAGTGAGCAGCCTGACCTGCTTATCACCTCCAAGGGCCTGACTAACGGCACTCAGGCGGCCTCCGCCGTCCTCATGTCTCAGCATGTCAGCCAGGTCCTCGATGAGTCCGACTCACCATTCATGCATGGCGAGACTCAAGCCGGGGCGCCAGCGGCGTGCGCCGCGATCCTGGCCACCATAGAGGCCTTCCGCGAGGAGGGGGTCCTGGACCGGGGCGCACAGGTCGCCGCTCGTCTGGACACCGCCCTGCTTGACCTCGCCGAGCAGACCGGGGCGACGACCACGGGGAAGGGATGCTTCCGCTCCCTCGTTCTGCCGGATCTGGACGGCCAGGACGCTACCGAGCTCGTGTCGCGCTGTCGGCGCGCGGGCGCGGTCGTCCAGCCAGGCCCCTCATGCATTCAGCTCGTCCCCTCTTTGATCTACGCCGAGGACCAGCTCGACTCCCTGCTTGACCGGGTCGGGAACGCGGTCCTTGAATTTGCCAGCCACCGACCTGCTCGCGTCGCATGA
- a CDS encoding iron-containing alcohol dehydrogenase has product MSNVQRGTPQPQQPVVIINPGPRTGVGPWTELLASRPGLALVDAAVAERVGAALPRDCVVLTVERSPSIKDVEHTVIHIKEHSPRTVLAVGGGATMDLAKLAVLAAETPRLVEHLQDATREDGLVPLHSTRRSRRLILAPTTPGTGSEMTIGACVDHPLATGERARSLVTGTALGADLAWIDAELLTTLPTVLVREGAVEALSRVLVSSVATPTTLRPADWEAHALARHLTSLLLEVNSVETATFRTLQDLALTSGQTHRGLSLTGRGPAPSPVWFIATELSMVLGVRKDTALSALLAQWIRLVSDGVEAWGDAEVLEAILPADSPGRWALTEASPLPAPPGTVWRTIERVRNRWGGQRPMMGRFRDEEIAALLEPAVQTIAQPVRRTEPAHA; this is encoded by the coding sequence ATGAGCAACGTTCAGCGCGGCACGCCACAGCCACAGCAGCCGGTGGTCATCATCAACCCTGGGCCGCGCACAGGCGTGGGCCCCTGGACCGAGCTGCTTGCCTCCCGCCCCGGCCTCGCGCTGGTGGATGCCGCCGTGGCGGAGAGGGTGGGTGCCGCTCTGCCCCGTGACTGCGTGGTCCTCACCGTAGAGCGCAGTCCCAGCATCAAGGACGTGGAACACACGGTCATCCACATCAAAGAGCACAGCCCGCGCACAGTCTTGGCCGTGGGGGGCGGGGCAACCATGGACTTGGCAAAACTGGCAGTCCTCGCAGCCGAGACCCCCCGGCTCGTCGAACACCTACAGGATGCTACCCGGGAAGACGGACTAGTCCCCCTACACTCAACAAGGCGCTCCCGCCGCCTCATCCTGGCTCCCACAACACCTGGCACCGGCTCCGAGATGACGATCGGTGCCTGTGTGGACCATCCCTTGGCTACTGGCGAGCGGGCCCGCTCACTGGTCACCGGCACCGCTTTGGGCGCTGACCTGGCGTGGATCGATGCCGAACTACTCACCACCCTGCCCACGGTCCTCGTGCGGGAGGGGGCCGTGGAGGCCCTCAGCCGCGTCCTCGTCAGCTCCGTCGCCACACCCACCACCTTGAGACCAGCCGATTGGGAGGCCCACGCTCTCGCCCGCCACCTCACCAGCCTGCTCCTGGAGGTGAACAGCGTGGAAACAGCTACCTTCCGCACGCTCCAGGACCTGGCCCTCACCTCAGGCCAGACCCACCGCGGGCTCTCCTTAACCGGCCGCGGCCCGGCCCCCTCACCCGTCTGGTTCATTGCCACCGAACTGTCCATGGTCCTAGGAGTGCGCAAGGACACCGCCCTGTCGGCGCTCCTCGCGCAGTGGATCCGTTTAGTCAGCGACGGCGTCGAGGCTTGGGGTGACGCGGAGGTCCTCGAGGCGATCTTGCCAGCTGACAGTCCTGGAAGGTGGGCCTTGACGGAGGCTTCCCCGCTCCCTGCGCCTCCCGGCACGGTATGGCGCACGATCGAGCGAGTCCGCAACAGGTGGGGCGGTCAGCGCCCCATGATGGGCCGCTTCCGGGACGAGGAGATCGCCGCCCTCCTTGAGCCTGCCGTCCAGACGATCGCGCAGCCCGTGCGGCGGACGGAGCCCGCACATGCCTGA
- a CDS encoding YcaO-like family protein produces the protein MRAAGEVVERWAVSAQRLRGDVLLFPDAGPSGAAAGPSADFCLRRGLCELVERDAVMRGWYLGEGVHLLPSAQVDSALTGAGAATRGLKEVLQRLLERGVELRLLALPSRCTELTAVMCVLVDPQEQVVACGLGCAVNPGRGVRSAFREACQILDLYAALREVGGRPSRPATVRSDADRAIWWGAEGNLAAFEAWLAGLPSGPQALEPAMFSWKELLVSSSFTELTDTLPAVVRDAGWHAGRVENSTLVPLIMDERGTMGKRLTQASYHGLPHPVL, from the coding sequence ATGCGGGCCGCCGGGGAGGTGGTCGAGCGCTGGGCTGTCTCCGCGCAACGTCTGCGAGGCGATGTCCTACTGTTCCCAGACGCCGGGCCCTCTGGTGCGGCAGCCGGTCCTAGTGCTGACTTCTGCCTGCGCCGGGGCCTGTGTGAGCTCGTCGAGCGTGATGCCGTCATGCGCGGCTGGTACCTCGGCGAAGGCGTGCACCTACTGCCGTCCGCCCAGGTGGACTCCGCACTGACAGGCGCAGGGGCTGCCACCCGTGGACTGAAGGAGGTCCTGCAAAGGCTGCTTGAGCGTGGCGTCGAGCTCAGGCTCCTTGCCCTGCCCTCGCGTTGTACCGAGCTCACCGCCGTCATGTGCGTTCTCGTGGATCCACAGGAGCAGGTTGTCGCCTGCGGCCTGGGTTGCGCTGTCAACCCTGGCCGGGGAGTTAGGTCCGCGTTTAGGGAAGCCTGTCAGATCCTCGACCTGTACGCGGCGCTGCGGGAGGTGGGCGGCAGGCCGTCGCGGCCCGCAACTGTGCGCAGCGACGCCGACCGCGCTATCTGGTGGGGCGCTGAAGGAAATCTCGCCGCCTTCGAGGCGTGGCTGGCTGGGCTCCCCAGTGGACCGCAGGCCTTGGAACCTGCCATGTTCTCTTGGAAAGAACTCCTCGTCTCCTCCAGCTTCACCGAACTCACTGACACGCTTCCGGCAGTCGTACGTGACGCGGGCTGGCACGCTGGCCGGGTCGAGAACTCCACTTTGGTCCCGCTCATCATGGATGAGAGGGGGACCATGGGCAAGCGTCTAACGCAGGCCTCGTACCACGGCCTACCCCACCCTGTCCTCTAG
- a CDS encoding response regulator transcription factor codes for MIHVGIADDDALVRHALSDLLATTEDIRVAWTARDGVEALERIRDERTTPVQVVLLDVQMPRMDGIALAETLHEQHRDLAVLVLTTFVADSVLERALAAGVRGFIAKEDPIETLAATIRHVAAGNMVLSATSSAIIGGRPNLPTSAASPAAQPSPAPGALPPGVSLSPRELEVLALMVEALSNKQIAHRLHLSEATVKTHVSTLIAKLGVQDRVGAVVHALRSGLV; via the coding sequence ATGATTCACGTCGGCATCGCTGATGACGACGCCCTCGTCCGCCACGCGCTGTCGGACCTGCTGGCCACCACGGAGGACATTCGTGTGGCCTGGACCGCGCGCGACGGCGTCGAGGCCCTAGAGCGGATCCGGGACGAGAGGACGACACCGGTACAGGTGGTCCTGCTGGACGTGCAGATGCCCCGCATGGACGGGATCGCCCTGGCCGAGACACTCCACGAGCAGCACCGTGACCTTGCGGTCCTGGTCCTGACGACCTTCGTGGCTGACTCCGTGCTCGAGCGGGCCCTAGCCGCCGGGGTCCGCGGCTTCATAGCCAAGGAGGACCCAATCGAGACGCTGGCCGCCACCATCCGGCACGTCGCTGCGGGGAACATGGTGCTGTCGGCGACGTCCTCCGCGATCATCGGGGGGAGGCCGAACCTCCCGACGTCCGCCGCCTCCCCAGCAGCCCAGCCCAGCCCCGCGCCAGGCGCCCTGCCTCCAGGCGTGAGCCTCTCACCGCGCGAGCTGGAGGTCCTGGCGCTCATGGTTGAGGCCCTGTCAAACAAGCAGATCGCCCACCGCCTCCACCTGTCCGAGGCGACGGTCAAGACGCACGTGTCCACGCTGATAGCCAAGCTCGGCGTACAGGACCGTGTGGGGGCGGTCGTCCACGCGCTGCGCAGCGGCCTGGTCTAA
- a CDS encoding DUF2079 domain-containing protein — MRTILPAGFVVLAGAWLLCAYAVAQWRALAAPSWDLAIFTELAKAYAHLEAPVVPVKGEGFNLLGDHFHPVLVLLAVPYWIHPSGLSLLITQALLLAVSAWPVTRTAARLTGPLVGTALGLAYVLSWGFQGAVESQFHEIAFAVPLLAFSSMAFVDQRWRACVAWAAPLVLVKEDMGLVLLMVGLAVALRGRCPGRGRDQDQGAIRLGLVTAAAGAVAFLVTVLVLLPALNPEGVWAYGLNGGDPTRAERLGLLGRFLQPVDLKLATVLVLVVAAGLVGLASPWMLLVLPTIAWRFLGSVEFYWDWKHWHYNAVLVPVAFGALLDVLTRLREQSPPEAVVPTWSWRALRLARPLVRALVVVGVVAPVAGAVATAPELPLWLAARDGLKAPAERVSAAQQVLEAVPEGATVSSDLTLLAYLVPKATVYWVGTTPGDTDYVLVDTRGAGWSAVPDAQSFGEGVSKTGARYKTVLSVEGFELARREG, encoded by the coding sequence TTGCGCACCATCCTGCCTGCTGGCTTTGTGGTCCTGGCGGGTGCGTGGCTGCTGTGCGCCTACGCGGTGGCCCAGTGGCGGGCCCTGGCGGCCCCGAGCTGGGACCTGGCGATCTTCACCGAGCTGGCCAAGGCCTACGCGCACCTGGAGGCGCCGGTGGTGCCGGTTAAGGGGGAGGGCTTCAACCTGCTGGGCGACCACTTCCACCCGGTCCTGGTGCTGCTGGCCGTCCCGTACTGGATCCATCCCTCGGGACTGAGCCTGCTGATCACCCAGGCGCTGCTGCTGGCGGTCTCCGCCTGGCCGGTGACCCGTACCGCCGCCCGCCTGACGGGGCCGCTGGTGGGCACGGCCCTGGGGCTGGCCTACGTACTGTCCTGGGGTTTTCAGGGGGCGGTGGAGTCCCAGTTCCATGAGATCGCCTTCGCGGTGCCGCTGCTGGCCTTCTCGTCCATGGCTTTTGTGGACCAGCGCTGGCGGGCTTGCGTGGCCTGGGCGGCCCCGCTGGTGCTGGTCAAGGAGGACATGGGCCTGGTGCTGCTGATGGTGGGCCTGGCGGTGGCTCTGCGCGGACGCTGCCCGGGGCGGGGTCGCGACCAGGACCAGGGGGCGATCCGTCTGGGGCTGGTGACTGCGGCGGCGGGGGCGGTGGCCTTCCTGGTGACGGTGCTGGTGCTGCTGCCTGCCTTGAACCCTGAGGGGGTGTGGGCCTACGGTCTCAACGGCGGCGACCCGACCCGGGCTGAGCGCCTGGGCCTCCTGGGGCGTTTCCTGCAGCCGGTGGACCTGAAGCTGGCGACCGTGCTGGTTCTGGTGGTGGCGGCCGGGCTGGTGGGGCTGGCCTCCCCGTGGATGCTGCTGGTTCTACCTACTATCGCGTGGCGCTTCCTGGGTAGCGTGGAGTTCTACTGGGACTGGAAGCACTGGCACTACAACGCGGTGCTGGTGCCGGTGGCTTTCGGGGCGCTGCTGGACGTGCTCACGCGGCTGCGGGAGCAGTCACCCCCAGAGGCGGTGGTGCCGACCTGGTCGTGGCGGGCCCTGCGGCTGGCGCGGCCGCTGGTGCGCGCCCTGGTGGTTGTGGGGGTGGTGGCGCCGGTGGCTGGCGCGGTGGCGACGGCGCCTGAGCTGCCTCTGTGGCTGGCCGCGCGGGACGGGCTCAAGGCGCCTGCGGAACGGGTCTCTGCCGCCCAGCAGGTGCTGGAGGCGGTGCCTGAGGGGGCCACGGTGTCCAGTGACCTGACGCTGCTGGCCTACCTGGTGCCTAAGGCGACGGTCTACTGGGTGGGTACCACCCCGGGGGACACGGACTACGTGCTGGTGGATACCCGGGGGGCGGGCTGGTCAGCGGTCCCGGACGCGCAGTCGTTCGGGGAGGGCGTCTCCAAGACGGGGGCCAGGTACAAGACGGTCCTCAGCGTCGAGGGCTTTGAGCTGGCCAGGCGTGAGGGCTGA
- a CDS encoding CrcB family protein, whose translation MRAEARALALVAAGGAAGAGLRALLSAWWPASADSLPTTTLLVNLSGAFLLGLLHGWLDGRLGERPAAPGPTQGEPGSAQDSAPLPQPVAVPSGSTLRLLLGTGLLGGFTTHSTFSLEALRLLEQAPALGGTYLLGSFTGGLLLAAVGLWAGASLVAAVRQGVA comes from the coding sequence GTGAGGGCTGAGGCGCGCGCCCTGGCCCTGGTGGCTGCCGGTGGGGCGGCTGGTGCGGGGCTGCGGGCGCTGCTGTCCGCCTGGTGGCCCGCCTCTGCTGACAGCCTGCCGACGACGACCCTGCTGGTGAACCTTTCTGGTGCCTTTCTGCTGGGCCTGTTGCACGGCTGGCTGGACGGGCGGCTGGGAGAGCGCCCGGCAGCGCCTGGCCCCACCCAGGGAGAACCTGGGTCAGCGCAGGACAGTGCACCGCTTCCTCAACCAGTTGCGGTCCCCAGCGGCTCAACGCTGCGGCTGCTGCTGGGCACCGGCCTCCTGGGGGGATTCACCACCCACTCGACCTTCAGCCTGGAGGCCCTGCGCCTGCTGGAGCAGGCCCCCGCCCTGGGGGGCACCTACCTGCTGGGCTCCTTCACCGGTGGCCTGCTGCTGGCCGCAGTGGGGCTGTGGGCTGGCGCCAGCCTGGTAGCCGCTGTACGTCAGGGGGTGGCGTGA
- a CDS encoding fluoride efflux transporter FluC, with protein sequence MTASLWLLTSVAGGLGACARYLVDRRVRAAQERALARSGRRDAGQLSGGLPAGPGARAACEGLRPCWLRLPWGTVVVNLGACLLLGVLASWAAAGSGRSGVWSVLGTGLLGGYSTFSTACLEGARLVLARSWGPHLLHALLLTLGTLTAAWAGLLLGTACC encoded by the coding sequence GTGACGGCGTCGTTGTGGCTGCTCACCAGCGTGGCGGGCGGGCTGGGGGCCTGTGCCCGCTACCTGGTGGACCGGCGGGTGCGGGCAGCCCAGGAGCGGGCGCTTGCTCGTTCAGGCAGGCGGGATGCCGGGCAGTTGAGCGGTGGGCTACCGGCTGGGCCGGGTGCGCGAGCTGCCTGCGAGGGCCTGCGGCCCTGCTGGTTGCGCCTGCCGTGGGGCACGGTGGTGGTGAACCTTGGTGCCTGCCTGCTGCTGGGGGTGCTGGCGTCCTGGGCGGCGGCGGGGAGCGGCCGGAGCGGGGTGTGGAGCGTGCTGGGGACGGGCCTGCTGGGCGGCTACTCGACCTTCTCCACCGCCTGCCTGGAAGGGGCGCGCCTGGTGCTGGCACGCAGCTGGGGGCCGCACCTGCTCCACGCCCTGCTGCTGACGCTGGGCACGCTCACGGCGGCCTGGGCCGGGCTGCTCCTGGGAACGGCCTGCTGCTGA
- a CDS encoding nodulation protein NfeD — MTPTLMALFLWCCAIGCGLLLLSLVADGLLDGLDLPFLDGALPVVSAALGVFGATGMLLSSLLDQQVAPALALGAPLVAGLLAGWVTRSVWRRFKRAMPRNAVAPTADELVGARVKVLWWRQGRGEVSARTRGHQLTLPAVSDEPLRLGAEVVVLDASDGVLQVTALRLEG; from the coding sequence GTGACCCCAACCCTTATGGCCCTGTTCCTCTGGTGCTGTGCAATCGGCTGCGGCCTGCTGCTGCTGTCACTCGTGGCGGACGGCCTGCTAGACGGCCTGGATCTTCCTTTCCTGGACGGCGCGCTGCCCGTGGTGTCAGCCGCCCTGGGGGTCTTCGGGGCCACCGGCATGCTGCTGAGCTCCCTGCTGGACCAGCAGGTCGCCCCAGCCCTGGCCCTGGGGGCGCCCTTGGTGGCGGGGCTGCTGGCTGGTTGGGTCACCCGCTCGGTGTGGCGTCGCTTCAAGCGGGCCATGCCGCGCAACGCCGTCGCCCCTACCGCCGACGAGCTGGTGGGTGCCCGTGTGAAGGTGCTCTGGTGGCGCCAGGGCCGCGGAGAGGTATCCGCCCGGACCCGAGGCCACCAGCTGACGCTTCCCGCCGTCTCCGACGAGCCCCTGCGCCTGGGGGCCGAGGTCGTCGTCCTGGACGCCAGTGACGGCGTCCTGCAGGTCACCGCGCTGCGCCTGGAGGGCTAG
- a CDS encoding flotillin family protein, translated as MPSGVIAALVTIVLVAALVGLYMLSRVVVVPSNLTGLIAGSSRNGEVKIIRPGGRDFVLPIIQSIQYLPFTQNTIGFQVTAEDQNKINVNVSAVAAVKVGDSDEQVRAAAKRFLGKPNTDQAIADSAKDALIGSLRSIIGHMTVTELISDRDALQQNVFDDAKSILSNMGLEIDMLQISEITDAGGYIESLGVPEQQRVEKDARVARANAEREAKDAEVSSRQQIAERERDLALRQAQLQAETDKAQAEADSSGPLARAAKEREIAIIAQEAAEAKAALTERELDSSVRKPADAARYQREQEAEAAKVEAIRKAEAEAERTRLDAQAQAQATVARAEAEARATAARAQAEADAIAAKGRAHAEAVRAAGEAEAKAMSDKADALAKYGQAATQQMILDKAPEIARALAEPLGAVKDLSIISTDGASALPRAVASNVEQLDAVMRSLTGTSLSGMLSRLAVNGQGDAEQ; from the coding sequence ATGCCATCCGGTGTAATCGCCGCCCTGGTCACCATCGTGCTTGTCGCAGCGCTGGTAGGGCTGTACATGCTCTCGCGCGTAGTTGTGGTGCCCTCCAACCTGACCGGCCTGATCGCTGGCTCGTCCCGCAACGGGGAGGTCAAGATCATCCGGCCGGGTGGGCGAGACTTCGTGCTGCCGATCATCCAGTCCATCCAGTACCTGCCCTTCACGCAGAACACGATCGGCTTCCAGGTCACGGCTGAGGACCAGAACAAGATCAACGTGAACGTCTCTGCCGTGGCCGCCGTCAAGGTGGGGGACAGCGACGAGCAGGTACGGGCCGCCGCCAAGCGCTTCCTGGGAAAGCCCAACACGGACCAGGCCATCGCGGACTCCGCCAAGGACGCCCTTATCGGCTCGCTGCGCTCAATCATCGGCCACATGACCGTCACTGAGCTCATCTCTGACCGTGACGCCCTGCAGCAGAACGTCTTCGACGACGCCAAGTCGATCCTGTCCAACATGGGGCTGGAGATCGACATGCTGCAGATCTCCGAGATCACTGACGCCGGCGGGTACATCGAGTCCCTGGGCGTGCCCGAGCAGCAGCGGGTGGAGAAGGACGCACGGGTGGCTCGCGCCAACGCGGAGCGGGAGGCCAAGGACGCCGAGGTCAGCTCCCGCCAGCAGATAGCGGAGCGGGAGCGGGACCTGGCGCTGCGTCAGGCCCAGCTGCAGGCGGAGACGGACAAGGCCCAGGCGGAGGCGGACTCCTCCGGGCCCCTGGCCCGTGCCGCCAAGGAGCGGGAGATCGCGATCATCGCGCAGGAGGCGGCGGAGGCCAAGGCCGCCCTGACCGAGCGCGAGCTGGACTCCTCCGTGCGCAAGCCCGCTGACGCCGCCCGCTACCAGCGGGAGCAGGAGGCGGAGGCCGCCAAGGTTGAGGCGATCCGTAAGGCGGAGGCGGAGGCGGAGCGCACCCGCCTGGACGCGCAGGCGCAGGCCCAGGCCACCGTGGCCCGTGCAGAGGCGGAGGCCCGGGCCACCGCCGCCCGCGCCCAGGCGGAGGCGGACGCCATCGCCGCCAAGGGGCGCGCCCACGCCGAGGCGGTGCGGGCCGCCGGTGAGGCGGAGGCCAAGGCCATGAGCGACAAGGCTGACGCCCTGGCCAAGTACGGCCAGGCCGCCACCCAGCAGATGATCCTGGACAAGGCCCCGGAGATCGCCCGCGCCCTGGCCGAGCCGCTGGGGGCGGTCAAGGACCTGTCGATCATCTCCACCGACGGCGCCTCCGCCCTGCCGCGGGCGGTGGCCAGCAACGTGGAGCAGCTGGACGCCGTCATGCGTTCCCTGACCGGGACGAGCCTGTCGGGGATGCTGAGCCGCCTGGCAGTTAACGGGCAGGGAGACGCCGAGCAGTAA